In a single window of the Amycolatopsis sp. cg5 genome:
- a CDS encoding alpha/beta fold hydrolase → MTDHLSIPTPAGTFDAIAAGPEDGRPVLLLHGFPEAAIAWEDVLYRLEREGVRAVAPDQRGYSPGVRPENAVDYGIDDLVGDVIAIADELGWGRFDLVGHDWGAAVAWHTADQHPDRLRTLTAVSTPHPAALAEAHKTDEDQHMRSQYMTEWRQARTTERKMSANNFEAIRQMFDYRVTPGRVAEYIGRLSEPGALTAALNWYRAGKPHGRIGKIDVPTLYVWSTEDVAFGSVAALDTENWVSAAYRFEMFEDVTHWVLEEVPDALTAVLLEHLAAH, encoded by the coding sequence GTGACGGACCACCTGAGCATCCCGACACCCGCGGGAACCTTCGACGCGATCGCCGCCGGCCCTGAAGACGGCAGGCCCGTCCTGCTGCTGCACGGCTTTCCCGAGGCGGCGATCGCGTGGGAGGACGTGTTGTACCGCCTCGAACGCGAAGGGGTCCGCGCGGTCGCGCCGGACCAGCGTGGGTACTCGCCGGGTGTCCGTCCGGAGAACGCCGTCGACTACGGCATCGACGACCTGGTCGGCGACGTCATCGCGATCGCCGACGAACTGGGCTGGGGCCGGTTCGACCTGGTCGGCCACGACTGGGGCGCCGCCGTTGCCTGGCACACCGCCGACCAGCACCCCGACCGGCTGCGCACCCTGACGGCCGTTTCGACGCCACACCCCGCCGCGCTCGCCGAGGCGCACAAGACCGACGAAGACCAGCACATGCGGTCGCAGTACATGACCGAATGGCGGCAGGCGCGCACCACCGAGCGCAAGATGAGCGCGAACAACTTCGAGGCCATCCGGCAGATGTTCGACTACCGGGTCACCCCCGGCCGCGTCGCCGAATACATCGGGCGGCTGTCCGAGCCCGGCGCGCTCACCGCCGCGCTGAACTGGTACCGCGCGGGCAAACCACACGGCCGGATCGGCAAGATCGACGTACCGACGCTCTACGTGTGGAGCACCGAAGACGTCGCGTTCGGCTCGGTCGCCGCGCTGGACACGGAGAACTGGGTCAGCGCCGCGTACCGCTTCGAGATGTTCGAGGACGTCACGCACTGGGTCCTCGAAGAGGTCCCGGACGCCCTCACCGCGGTCCTTTTGGAACACCTCGCCGCGCACTAG
- a CDS encoding sensor histidine kinase produces the protein MRGPRFRPKVLFTGTSVDLSSPVIARCVALVPIAYRIAAMMQIVWSIRTVYGSGEPILLWATGGLLLAANVGIAMWMRARPTAVPLVDVVHAVVLNIFVAVTSPPNLYPVLMGISWAYLAGTVALCTLLRGVVSGTALVAASVPLLMIMSILHDGELIPLASIGASLMPLVICEVVALIGLVLIGTSLQSVADTFATRGRLEERERHRREMHDTVLQVLETLALSTPGDSADPAARLAEVRGIARQQAMALRRSLDESEEPSEGLCARLRSLVGEMAGQGLRAQLVESEIADVPAPVGAALHDAAREALQNTMKHAGTKEAVLRVTELDGGVAVIARDHGVGFDMADRPAGFGIANSILARLAEVGGSARVDSTPGRGTRVLLWVPA, from the coding sequence GTGAGGGGTCCGCGCTTCCGGCCGAAAGTGCTGTTCACCGGCACTTCGGTCGATTTGTCGTCGCCGGTGATCGCACGCTGCGTGGCTCTGGTGCCGATCGCGTACCGGATCGCGGCGATGATGCAGATCGTCTGGTCGATCAGGACGGTGTACGGGTCGGGGGAGCCGATACTGCTCTGGGCGACCGGCGGTCTGCTGCTCGCGGCCAACGTCGGCATCGCCATGTGGATGCGTGCGCGGCCGACGGCGGTGCCGCTGGTCGACGTGGTGCACGCGGTCGTGCTCAACATTTTCGTCGCGGTGACGTCACCGCCGAACCTGTACCCCGTGCTGATGGGGATCAGCTGGGCGTACCTGGCCGGCACGGTCGCGCTCTGCACGCTGCTGCGCGGCGTGGTCAGCGGCACCGCGCTCGTCGCGGCGAGCGTGCCGCTGCTGATGATCATGTCCATCCTGCACGACGGCGAGCTCATCCCGCTCGCGTCGATCGGCGCCAGCCTGATGCCGCTGGTGATCTGCGAGGTCGTCGCGCTGATCGGCCTGGTGCTGATCGGCACTTCGCTGCAGTCGGTCGCGGACACGTTCGCCACCCGCGGCCGCTTGGAAGAACGGGAACGCCACCGCCGCGAGATGCACGACACCGTGCTGCAGGTGCTGGAGACGCTGGCGCTTTCGACGCCAGGCGACAGCGCCGACCCGGCGGCCAGGCTCGCCGAGGTGCGAGGGATCGCGCGGCAGCAGGCGATGGCGCTGCGCCGGAGTCTCGACGAATCCGAAGAGCCGTCCGAGGGCCTGTGCGCCCGGTTGCGGAGCCTGGTCGGCGAGATGGCGGGCCAGGGCCTGCGCGCCCAGCTGGTCGAATCGGAGATCGCCGACGTGCCGGCGCCCGTCGGCGCGGCGCTGCACGACGCGGCGCGCGAGGCGTTGCAGAACACCATGAAGCACGCGGGGACCAAGGAAGCGGTGCTGCGGGTGACCGAGCTCGACGGCGGCGTCGCGGTCATCGCGCGGGATCACGGCGTCGGGTTCGACATGGCCGACCGGCCAGCGGGCTTCGGCATCGCGAACTCGATCCTGGCCAGGCTCGCGGAGGTCGGGGGCAGCGCTCGCGTCGACTCGACGCCGGGGCGCGGCACCCGCGTCCTGCTCTGGGTACCCGCCTGA
- a CDS encoding aminotransferase class V-fold PLP-dependent enzyme produces MRISPDYLVQFDEPSTYLDFARFGPPSHAVLDTTAQLLKETTRAGASTVDELMRQEQRAKAAAARLASSDTDHVVLVPNTSAGLFQAAFNSSGEVLVSPSEFPANTYPWARAEQAGRVVVRSLDAGPVTPSLVASALTPDISVVSVSAVDFRTGYRADLGGIREVIGDRLLVVDGIQGFGVIEAPWEAADVLVVGGQKWLRAGWGTGFVVLSDRALERMDPVLSGWTGARDPGLFDDEIHPAESTAASWSITNLSPVTSGAFAAGLELVEEAGVAAIAGRIAERVGELEEVVLSLGGTVVSAVDRRAGILAFTLPDFPAEAVGAALTGDGIACTVRPQHVRLSPHASTPASAALLVRSALAGLSRPASHAVSFAASQASHGLLTALIPAVEGLATMLGPGNEVVLHDLARLPDSIVAIAGGLTGRSAGGPMTDLLLGLVRRGTTSDLTDYETHGPDGRPIRSSTMFLRDENGVAVGCLCVNSERPGPALGPATRETFPPDVDSLQRFLIERAVGKAGIPVDLMKKVHKAAVVRELDEAGFFLIKDSVDSLAAHLGVTRYTIYNYLNETRA; encoded by the coding sequence ATGAGGATCTCGCCGGACTATCTGGTCCAGTTCGACGAGCCGTCCACCTATCTCGACTTCGCCCGCTTCGGCCCGCCGTCGCACGCGGTGCTCGACACGACGGCCCAGCTGCTCAAGGAGACCACTCGCGCCGGCGCGTCCACAGTGGACGAGCTGATGCGCCAGGAGCAGCGCGCGAAGGCGGCCGCAGCGCGTTTGGCAAGCAGCGACACCGACCACGTCGTGCTGGTGCCGAACACAAGCGCGGGCCTTTTTCAGGCCGCCTTCAACTCGTCGGGCGAGGTGCTCGTCTCACCGTCGGAGTTCCCGGCGAACACCTACCCATGGGCGCGCGCGGAGCAGGCGGGCCGGGTGGTCGTGCGGTCGCTGGACGCCGGTCCTGTGACGCCGTCGCTGGTCGCTTCGGCACTGACGCCGGATATTTCGGTCGTTTCGGTGAGCGCGGTCGACTTCCGCACGGGCTACCGGGCTGACCTCGGCGGCATCCGTGAGGTCATCGGCGATCGGCTGCTGGTGGTCGACGGCATCCAGGGCTTCGGCGTGATCGAGGCGCCGTGGGAGGCCGCGGACGTGCTCGTCGTCGGTGGCCAGAAATGGCTGCGCGCCGGCTGGGGCACGGGTTTCGTGGTCCTTTCGGACCGCGCGCTGGAGCGCATGGACCCCGTGCTCTCCGGCTGGACCGGCGCCCGCGATCCCGGCCTGTTCGACGACGAGATCCACCCGGCGGAGTCGACGGCCGCGAGCTGGTCGATCACCAACCTCAGCCCGGTCACCTCCGGCGCGTTCGCGGCTGGTTTGGAGCTGGTCGAGGAAGCAGGCGTCGCGGCGATCGCGGGCCGCATCGCCGAGCGCGTCGGCGAACTCGAGGAAGTGGTGCTGTCCCTCGGCGGAACGGTGGTGTCCGCGGTCGACCGTCGTGCGGGCATTCTGGCCTTCACCTTGCCTGATTTCCCGGCGGAGGCCGTCGGCGCGGCACTGACCGGCGACGGCATCGCGTGCACGGTCCGCCCACAGCACGTCCGCTTGTCACCGCACGCTTCGACTCCGGCGAGCGCCGCTCTCTTGGTGCGTTCGGCTTTGGCCGGATTGTCGCGTCCTGCTTCGCATGCGGTCTCTTTCGCGGCTTCTCAGGCTTCGCATGGCTTATTAACCGCCTTGATCCCGGCGGTCGAAGGATTGGCCACGATGCTCGGGCCCGGCAACGAGGTGGTGCTGCACGATCTGGCGCGGCTGCCGGACTCGATCGTGGCCATCGCAGGCGGCCTGACCGGCCGGTCGGCGGGTGGTCCCATGACGGACCTGCTGCTGGGCTTGGTGCGCCGGGGCACGACTTCGGACCTGACCGACTACGAGACCCACGGCCCCGACGGCAGGCCGATCCGCTCGTCGACGATGTTCCTGCGCGACGAGAACGGCGTCGCGGTGGGCTGTTTGTGCGTCAACAGCGAACGGCCGGGACCCGCGCTGGGCCCGGCGACCCGGGAGACGTTCCCGCCGGACGTCGACAGCCTGCAACGGTTCTTGATCGAACGGGCGGTGGGGAAGGCCGGGATCCCGGTCGACCTGATGAAGAAGGTCCACAAGGCCGCGGTGGTCCGCGAACTGGACGAGGCGGGTTTCTTCCTGATCAAGGACTCGGTGGACAGCCTGGCGGCGCATTTGGGCGTCACGCGCTACACGATCTACAACTACCTGAACGAGACGCGGGCTTAG
- a CDS encoding dihydrodipicolinate synthase family protein, giving the protein MIKLPDADGELTAYEPSTTPSVFVPGGPAVTSRTFFAAPHVIVDPTAGNEPYTPPVLDWEATLKYRHHIWSHGLAVSEALDTAHRGMGLGWLESSELIKRSAAEAHAVGGKIAGTAWTDQLAHGEHTLEEVIRAYEEQIEVIEGAGAQVILMASRELAAVARGPEEYADVYRRLLSQLRQPAIVHWVTAEWDPSLTGYWGSTDIDEEIKTFVSVITDNKDKVDGIKVAPLPGEREIELRRAVPEGIKTYTGDDTNYPEVIAGDDRGHSHAMMGVFDPLAPIIAAAGRKLDAGDVQGFRDLIAPTAELSMHLFEGPGMNIRFYKTGFTFLSWLSGTQDHFRMVWGEQAARSVSHLAKAYRLADGLGLFPDPELAAHRLSAFLVTNGVE; this is encoded by the coding sequence ATGATCAAACTCCCCGACGCGGACGGTGAGTTGACGGCGTACGAGCCGTCGACGACGCCGTCGGTGTTCGTACCCGGTGGACCGGCTGTCACGAGCCGGACCTTCTTCGCCGCCCCTCACGTCATCGTCGACCCCACCGCGGGCAATGAGCCTTACACCCCACCGGTGCTCGACTGGGAAGCGACGCTCAAGTACCGGCACCACATCTGGTCGCACGGCCTCGCCGTGTCCGAGGCGCTCGACACCGCGCACCGTGGCATGGGACTGGGCTGGCTCGAATCCTCCGAGCTGATCAAGCGGTCCGCGGCCGAGGCGCACGCCGTCGGCGGCAAGATCGCGGGCACCGCGTGGACCGACCAGCTGGCGCACGGTGAGCACACCCTCGAAGAGGTCATCCGTGCCTACGAGGAGCAGATCGAGGTCATCGAGGGCGCCGGCGCCCAGGTGATCCTGATGGCCAGCCGTGAGCTCGCCGCCGTCGCGCGCGGGCCGGAGGAGTACGCCGACGTCTACCGGCGGCTGCTCAGCCAGCTGCGCCAGCCCGCGATCGTGCACTGGGTGACCGCCGAATGGGACCCGAGCCTGACCGGCTACTGGGGCAGCACGGACATCGACGAAGAGATCAAGACCTTCGTCTCGGTGATCACCGACAACAAGGACAAGGTCGACGGCATCAAGGTCGCGCCGCTGCCCGGCGAGCGCGAGATCGAGCTGCGCCGCGCCGTGCCGGAGGGCATCAAGACCTACACCGGTGACGACACGAACTACCCCGAGGTCATCGCCGGTGACGACCGCGGTCACAGCCACGCGATGATGGGCGTGTTCGACCCGCTCGCGCCGATCATCGCCGCCGCCGGCCGCAAGCTCGACGCCGGTGACGTGCAGGGTTTCCGTGACCTGATCGCGCCGACCGCCGAACTCTCGATGCACCTGTTCGAGGGCCCCGGCATGAACATCCGCTTCTACAAGACCGGATTCACGTTCCTGTCCTGGCTTTCCGGGACGCAGGACCACTTCCGGATGGTGTGGGGCGAGCAGGCCGCTCGCTCGGTCTCGCACCTGGCCAAGGCGTACCGGCTCGCGGACGGCCTCGGCCTGTTCCCGGACCCGGAGCTCGCCGCCCACCGCCTGTCCGCGTTCCTGGTCACCAACGGGGTGGAATGA
- a CDS encoding amino acid ABC transporter ATP-binding protein: MSEPLLRAVGVRKSFGHTEVLRGIDLEVHKGQVVCLLGPSGAGKSTFLRCINHLETIDGGQVWVDGEPIGFQLRGGKLHELREREVARQRRDIGMVFQRFNLFAHRSVLDNVVEGPTRVRGVRQAEARASAMELLDRVGLAHRADAFPAQLSGGQQQRVAIARALAMKPKLMLFDEPTSALDPELVGEVLEVMRDLAGEGMTMVVVTHEMSFASEAADEVVFIADGAVVETGPPSEVLVAPKHERTRQFLARVLAA; this comes from the coding sequence GTGTCTGAGCCGTTGCTGCGCGCGGTGGGCGTGCGCAAGAGTTTCGGGCACACCGAGGTGCTGCGCGGCATCGACCTGGAAGTCCACAAAGGACAGGTTGTCTGCCTGCTCGGGCCGTCGGGTGCGGGCAAGAGCACGTTCCTGCGCTGTATCAACCACTTGGAGACGATCGACGGCGGCCAGGTCTGGGTCGACGGTGAGCCGATCGGGTTCCAGCTGCGCGGCGGGAAGCTGCACGAGCTGCGTGAGCGTGAGGTCGCGCGGCAGCGGCGTGACATCGGCATGGTGTTCCAGCGGTTCAACCTGTTCGCGCACCGCAGCGTGCTGGACAACGTCGTCGAGGGGCCGACGCGGGTCCGGGGCGTGCGGCAGGCGGAAGCGCGGGCGTCGGCGATGGAGCTGCTGGACCGGGTCGGGCTGGCGCACCGCGCCGACGCCTTCCCGGCCCAGCTCTCCGGCGGGCAGCAGCAGCGGGTGGCGATCGCGCGTGCGCTCGCGATGAAGCCCAAGCTGATGCTGTTCGACGAGCCGACGTCCGCGCTGGACCCGGAGCTGGTCGGCGAGGTGCTCGAGGTGATGCGTGACCTCGCGGGGGAGGGGATGACAATGGTCGTCGTGACACACGAGATGAGCTTCGCCAGCGAGGCCGCCGACGAAGTGGTCTTCATAGCCGACGGCGCGGTCGTCGAAACGGGACCGCCGTCGGAGGTGCTCGTCGCGCCCAAGCACGAGCGGACCAGGCAGTTCCTCGCGCGGGTACTCGCCGCATGA
- a CDS encoding PPOX class F420-dependent oxidoreductase, producing the protein MVTNGQAPTDALREFWSERHLCMLTTLRKDGTPHVVPVGVTVSEDFATARVICRRGSVKAANVRRGGFEGATVAVSQVEGGRWSTLEGRAVIREDADSVSDAENRYAVRYHRQPTPNPERIVIEITLTRRLGMA; encoded by the coding sequence ATGGTCACCAATGGACAGGCCCCGACCGACGCACTGCGTGAATTCTGGAGCGAGCGGCACTTGTGCATGCTCACCACGCTCCGCAAGGACGGCACGCCGCACGTGGTGCCGGTCGGGGTCACCGTGTCCGAAGACTTCGCGACGGCCCGGGTGATCTGCCGCCGGGGCAGCGTCAAGGCCGCCAACGTCCGGCGGGGTGGCTTCGAAGGAGCCACCGTCGCGGTCAGCCAGGTCGAAGGGGGCCGGTGGTCCACTTTGGAGGGCCGCGCGGTCATCCGCGAAGACGCGGACTCCGTCAGTGACGCGGAAAACCGCTACGCCGTCCGGTACCACCGGCAGCCGACCCCGAACCCTGAGCGCATCGTCATCGAGATCACCCTCACCCGCCGCCTCGGCATGGCCTAA
- a CDS encoding TetR/AcrR family transcriptional regulator: MGHREDLLVGAKRCLIEKGYARTTARDIVAASGTNLASIGYHFGSKEALLNEALMQATDEWGAELTNAMTTDEQETDTIERFENIWTRIVDLFTTHRQLWAANFEILAQIEHIPEVRHVLASAGEQARPGLAMQFQQIDADVDEKSAKVVGSFHQALLTGVMAQWLIDPDNAPSGHDLAEALRIILTETKEPTAA; this comes from the coding sequence ATGGGACACAGGGAAGACTTGCTGGTCGGAGCGAAACGGTGCCTGATCGAGAAGGGGTACGCGCGGACCACCGCTCGGGACATCGTGGCCGCTTCCGGGACGAATCTGGCGTCGATCGGCTACCACTTCGGGTCGAAGGAGGCGCTGCTCAACGAGGCGCTGATGCAGGCGACCGACGAGTGGGGCGCGGAACTGACCAACGCGATGACCACCGATGAGCAGGAGACCGACACGATCGAGCGGTTCGAGAACATCTGGACGCGGATCGTGGACCTGTTCACCACGCACCGGCAGCTGTGGGCGGCGAACTTCGAGATCCTGGCGCAGATCGAGCACATCCCCGAGGTGCGGCACGTGCTGGCGAGCGCGGGCGAGCAGGCGCGGCCTGGGCTGGCGATGCAGTTCCAGCAGATCGACGCCGATGTGGACGAGAAGTCGGCCAAGGTGGTCGGCAGTTTCCACCAGGCGCTGCTGACCGGGGTGATGGCGCAGTGGCTGATCGACCCGGACAACGCGCCGAGCGGGCATGACCTCGCGGAGGCGTTGCGGATCATCCTGACCGAGACCAAGGAGCCCACCGCCGCGTAG
- a CDS encoding ABC transporter substrate-binding protein, with protein sequence MSVIRWCALLAAASLVTACGGGPDGAGGPPQASSSPIPDTSAIVKAVQKDAQLAGGLPAAITQAGKLKLASNIQSAPNNFYSADGKTPIGFEVDIAKAIGAKLGLTVAHEDMAFGSLITSLQSGRIDLTMAGMNDTAERQKQIDFVDYFQSGITMMVRKGNPDGIAGPDSLCGKAVAVVQGTSHQKFAEEQSGKCVAAGKGAVTATATDSDTQNQNQLRTGRVAVLLNDLPSAVYISKTAGDGQFFDVVAGEPINGGPYGIGVNKENKGLSEAVRGALQALIADGTYGKILEAWGVQSGAVKQAGLNGGQ encoded by the coding sequence ATGTCAGTAATCCGATGGTGCGCGCTGCTCGCGGCGGCGTCGCTGGTCACGGCCTGTGGCGGTGGCCCGGACGGGGCAGGTGGCCCCCCGCAGGCCTCGTCGAGCCCGATTCCCGACACCAGCGCGATCGTCAAAGCGGTCCAGAAGGACGCGCAGCTCGCGGGTGGCCTTCCCGCGGCCATCACGCAGGCCGGGAAGCTGAAACTGGCGTCGAACATCCAGTCGGCGCCCAACAACTTTTACTCGGCCGACGGGAAGACCCCGATCGGTTTCGAGGTCGACATCGCCAAGGCCATCGGCGCGAAACTCGGCCTGACCGTGGCGCACGAGGACATGGCGTTCGGCTCGCTGATCACCAGCCTGCAGTCCGGCCGGATCGACCTGACGATGGCCGGGATGAACGACACCGCCGAGCGGCAGAAGCAGATCGACTTCGTGGACTACTTCCAGTCCGGCATCACCATGATGGTCCGCAAGGGCAACCCGGACGGGATCGCGGGCCCGGACTCGCTGTGCGGCAAGGCGGTCGCGGTCGTGCAGGGCACGAGCCACCAGAAGTTCGCCGAGGAGCAGAGCGGCAAGTGCGTCGCGGCGGGCAAAGGGGCGGTGACCGCGACGGCCACCGACAGTGACACGCAGAACCAGAACCAGCTGCGCACGGGCCGCGTCGCGGTGCTGCTGAACGACCTGCCCAGTGCCGTCTACATCTCGAAGACCGCGGGTGATGGCCAGTTCTTCGACGTCGTGGCAGGCGAGCCGATCAACGGCGGGCCGTACGGCATCGGCGTCAACAAGGAGAACAAGGGACTTTCCGAGGCCGTGCGCGGCGCGCTGCAGGCGCTGATCGCGGACGGGACGTACGGCAAGATCCTCGAAGCCTGGGGTGTGCAGTCGGGCGCGGTGAAGCAGGCTGGGCTCAATGGCGGACAGTGA
- a CDS encoding alginate lyase family protein yields MRRWLHGLLAVALTAGLLPAGTAEAATTTPKTVVLDGAQLVRIKQKLNGKPDAALKSVLAKADGYLKQGPWSVTSKNQTPPSGDKHDYMSQAPYWWASKSKTPDNPEGCPYVSKDGQRNPEADAISDHTTRAQAWEAIPLLALAWFYTGDAKYAKHAELAVRTWFLNADTKMNPNMRYSQRIPCQNTVKGTGIIDSTQSLSSVVDALAILDSGAPGWTSSDRSGMKTWLTTYLDWMTNSPQAKDELAATNNHGTWLDMQNATIALYIGKTSQAKAIVESVKTNRIAKQIKSDGSQPLELSRTMSWHYSNFNLAALGRLAEIGDHVGVNLWKYTAPNGASLVKAVDFLIPAAEKGAPAWPYQQINTFDRWIAIDILHAAAEEANDAKAAAVLPKVPSPPVGDQWPVRPAVISLNLPSK; encoded by the coding sequence GTGCGCAGATGGCTTCATGGGCTGCTGGCGGTGGCATTGACGGCGGGCCTCTTGCCCGCCGGAACGGCCGAAGCCGCCACGACCACGCCCAAAACGGTCGTATTGGACGGCGCCCAGCTCGTCCGGATCAAGCAGAAGCTGAACGGCAAACCCGACGCGGCGCTGAAGTCGGTGCTGGCGAAGGCTGACGGCTACCTCAAGCAGGGTCCGTGGTCGGTCACCAGCAAGAACCAGACCCCGCCCAGCGGCGACAAGCACGACTACATGAGCCAGGCGCCGTACTGGTGGGCGAGCAAGTCGAAGACGCCGGACAACCCCGAGGGCTGCCCCTACGTCTCGAAGGACGGCCAGCGCAACCCCGAGGCCGACGCGATCAGCGACCACACCACCCGCGCGCAGGCGTGGGAGGCGATCCCGCTGCTGGCGCTGGCCTGGTTCTACACCGGTGACGCGAAGTACGCGAAGCACGCCGAACTGGCCGTGCGCACGTGGTTCCTCAACGCGGACACCAAGATGAACCCGAACATGCGGTACTCGCAGCGGATCCCGTGCCAGAACACGGTCAAGGGCACCGGCATCATCGACTCCACGCAGTCGCTCAGCTCGGTCGTCGACGCGCTCGCGATCCTCGACTCCGGCGCGCCGGGGTGGACGTCGAGCGATCGCTCCGGCATGAAGACCTGGCTGACCACGTACCTGGACTGGATGACGAACAGCCCGCAGGCGAAGGACGAGCTGGCCGCCACCAACAACCACGGCACCTGGCTCGACATGCAGAACGCGACGATCGCGCTGTACATCGGCAAGACCTCGCAGGCGAAGGCGATCGTCGAGAGCGTCAAGACCAACCGCATCGCCAAACAGATCAAGTCCGACGGCAGCCAGCCGCTGGAACTGTCGCGGACGATGTCGTGGCACTACTCGAACTTCAACCTCGCCGCGCTCGGCCGCCTCGCCGAGATCGGCGACCACGTCGGCGTCAACCTGTGGAAGTACACCGCCCCCAACGGCGCCAGCCTGGTGAAGGCGGTCGACTTCCTCATCCCGGCCGCCGAAAAGGGCGCGCCGGCGTGGCCGTACCAGCAGATCAACACCTTCGACCGCTGGATCGCGATCGACATCCTGCACGCGGCCGCCGAGGAGGCGAACGACGCCAAGGCCGCGGCTGTGCTGCCCAAGGTCCCTTCGCCGCCGGTCGGTGACCAATGGCCGGTGCGACCCGCGGTGATCTCGCTGAATCTGCCGTCGAAGTAG
- a CDS encoding amino acid ABC transporter permease, producing the protein MADSEYPIVRLRHWGRWISGIVLIGLLGALGFALAQAKISYDSVPEFLWYRVMAVGLFNTVVLAVIAQGSAIVIGIVVALMRRSANPVARWFAIGYIWLFRGLPVLLQILIWYNLALVFDTISIPFLIHEQTNVLISAFVAALLGLALNESAYMAEIVRAGLNSVDSGQTEAAKSIGMTPAATLRRVVLPQAMRVIIPPTGNDFINMLKGTSMASVIGVTELIHAANNISSHNLLVMETLLAAAIWYMVVVTVAGVGQHYLERSFEAGTASGPWSRASRALRTAPLRRASV; encoded by the coding sequence ATGGCGGACAGTGAGTACCCGATCGTCCGGCTGCGCCATTGGGGCCGCTGGATCAGCGGGATAGTCCTCATCGGACTGCTGGGCGCGCTGGGTTTCGCCTTGGCGCAGGCCAAGATCTCCTACGATTCGGTGCCGGAGTTCCTGTGGTACCGGGTGATGGCCGTCGGCCTGTTCAACACCGTCGTGCTCGCGGTGATCGCGCAGGGCAGCGCCATCGTCATCGGGATCGTGGTCGCGCTGATGCGCCGCTCGGCCAACCCGGTCGCGCGGTGGTTCGCGATCGGCTACATCTGGCTGTTCCGCGGCTTGCCGGTGCTGCTGCAGATCCTGATCTGGTACAACCTGGCGCTCGTCTTCGACACCATCTCGATCCCGTTCCTGATCCACGAGCAGACGAACGTGCTGATCAGCGCGTTCGTGGCGGCACTGCTCGGGCTGGCGCTCAACGAGAGCGCGTACATGGCCGAGATCGTCCGCGCCGGGCTCAACAGTGTCGACAGTGGACAGACCGAGGCGGCCAAGTCGATCGGCATGACGCCGGCGGCGACGCTGCGGCGGGTGGTGCTGCCGCAGGCGATGCGGGTGATCATCCCGCCGACCGGCAACGACTTCATCAACATGCTCAAGGGCACCTCGATGGCTTCGGTCATCGGCGTGACCGAACTGATCCACGCGGCCAACAACATCTCGTCGCACAACCTGCTGGTGATGGAGACCCTGCTGGCGGCCGCGATCTGGTACATGGTCGTGGTGACCGTCGCCGGGGTCGGCCAGCACTATCTGGAGCGGTCGTTCGAGGCGGGCACCGCTTCGGGGCCGTGGTCGCGCGCGAGCAGGGCGCTGCGCACCGCGCCGTTGAGGAGGGCCAGTGTCTGA